One Streptomyces sp. R28 DNA window includes the following coding sequences:
- a CDS encoding diacylglycerol kinase family protein — protein sequence MRHLRAPDARLFSRVASAHPMLPWLAGAAVMGLSGDRGARRAALRGTGSLALASAVVGIAAKSASGHRFLPRPATRALPSGHAASVAAFASAVALESPLLGAALVPLAAAAAVFRARTCSSSDVLAGAALGIGIAAATCRWWPLHVDEPADAARPNVTVPALPAGQGLVAVVNSDAGGDTPAEAELRILLPMADIRLCESGVDLHLVLDQAAKDVLARGGALGVVGGDGTVNAAAVRATESGLPLAVFPGGTLNHFAADLGLVTLKSAADAVEAGYGGAVDLGRVTSADGAGTYFLNTFSIGVYPELVRAREARERRLGKWPALCIGLLRVLADGTPSQVTVDGRHRRLWLLFAGNSRYDPPGFAPSYRRSLNDGLLDIRTVDGSHPFARTRLVTAFLTGTLARSRVYQATTVTRLRIDGMGEEGDYTRDGEVSPAAGTLHLDKAIRTLTVYLPPPQ from the coding sequence CGGTGCACGCCGTGCCGCCCTGCGCGGCACCGGCTCCCTGGCCCTGGCCTCCGCCGTCGTCGGTATCGCCGCCAAGTCTGCCTCCGGCCACCGATTTCTGCCTCGGCCCGCCACCCGGGCGTTGCCGTCCGGGCATGCGGCCTCCGTCGCGGCTTTCGCGTCGGCCGTGGCGTTGGAGTCGCCGTTGCTGGGCGCCGCGCTCGTCCCGCTTGCCGCAGCAGCCGCCGTCTTTCGTGCCCGCACGTGCTCATCCAGTGATGTCCTTGCGGGCGCCGCACTCGGGATCGGTATCGCTGCGGCGACCTGCCGTTGGTGGCCGCTGCACGTGGACGAGCCCGCGGATGCCGCCCGGCCGAACGTCACTGTCCCCGCGCTTCCCGCAGGGCAAGGGCTGGTCGCGGTCGTCAACAGCGACGCGGGCGGCGACACCCCGGCCGAAGCCGAACTGCGGATCCTCTTGCCGATGGCGGACATACGGCTCTGTGAGAGTGGCGTCGACCTGCACCTGGTGCTCGACCAAGCCGCCAAGGACGTGCTCGCCCGAGGTGGTGCGCTCGGCGTCGTCGGCGGCGACGGGACGGTCAACGCGGCAGCCGTCCGGGCCACCGAGAGCGGACTGCCACTGGCCGTGTTCCCCGGCGGCACCCTCAACCACTTCGCCGCCGACCTTGGTCTTGTGACCCTGAAGTCCGCCGCCGACGCCGTGGAGGCGGGTTACGGCGGAGCCGTCGACCTCGGCCGGGTGACCTCCGCAGACGGTGCCGGCACGTACTTCCTCAACACCTTCAGTATCGGGGTCTACCCCGAACTCGTCCGGGCCCGGGAAGCCCGCGAGAGGCGCCTGGGCAAGTGGCCCGCCCTGTGCATCGGCCTGCTCCGCGTCCTCGCCGACGGCACCCCCAGCCAGGTCACCGTCGACGGGCGGCACCGACGGCTGTGGCTGCTCTTCGCCGGCAACAGCCGCTACGACCCGCCGGGCTTCGCGCCCTCCTACCGCCGCAGCCTCAACGACGGACTCCTCGACATCCGCACCGTCGACGGCAGCCACCCCTTCGCCCGCACCCGGCTCGTCACCGCCTTCCTCACCGGAACCCTCGCCCGCTCCCGCGTCTACCAGGCCACCACGGTCACCCGGCTGCGGATCGACGGAATGGGCGAGGAAGGGGACTACACCCGTGACGGCGAAGTAAGCCCGGCCGCCGGCACGCTCCACCTCGACAAAGCGATACGTACGCTCACCGTCTACCTGCCGCCACCGCAATGA
- a CDS encoding ANTAR domain-containing protein, which translates to MHRLTTPREEQRLSTAVASAEDTALLAEVVELRATNEQLGRALASRAVIDQACGMVMALAPCSSERAWDLLVDVSQHCNIKLRDVAAALVATTTDETLPEPMQRELRRALRRLRLEDRR; encoded by the coding sequence ATGCACCGGCTGACCACGCCCCGCGAAGAACAGCGGCTGTCGACGGCCGTGGCATCGGCGGAAGACACGGCCCTACTGGCCGAGGTCGTCGAACTACGCGCCACAAACGAGCAGTTGGGCCGCGCGCTGGCGAGCCGTGCGGTGATCGACCAGGCGTGCGGCATGGTGATGGCTCTGGCGCCGTGTTCCAGCGAGCGGGCCTGGGACCTGCTGGTGGACGTGTCGCAGCACTGCAACATCAAGCTCCGGGACGTGGCCGCGGCCCTGGTCGCCACCACGACCGACGAAACGCTTCCGGAACCGATGCAGCGGGAGCTGCGCCGAGCACTGAGGCGCCTCCGCCTGGAGGACCGGAGATGA
- a CDS encoding PRC-barrel domain-containing protein has protein sequence MIRAADVREWRDRNVIDAQSHKIGVLEAVYVDTTTDEPAMATVRTGLPTRHRLVFVPLGGAIAGPDYLKVGYVRTLVKQAPSIGTDGVLPAEQEEAIFKHYGLAYQPGAAGERQLARR, from the coding sequence ATGATTCGCGCAGCCGATGTCCGGGAGTGGCGCGACCGCAATGTCATCGATGCCCAGTCGCACAAGATCGGTGTCCTGGAGGCGGTCTATGTGGACACCACCACCGACGAGCCGGCCATGGCCACGGTACGGACCGGCCTGCCCACCCGACACCGTCTGGTCTTCGTCCCCCTTGGGGGCGCGATCGCCGGGCCGGACTATCTCAAGGTCGGCTATGTCAGGACGTTGGTGAAGCAGGCCCCTTCGATCGGCACCGACGGCGTGCTGCCCGCCGAGCAGGAGGAAGCGATCTTCAAGCACTACGGACTGGCCTACCAGCCCGGGGCGGCCGGAGAACGGCAACTGGCACGCCGCTGA
- a CDS encoding ANTAR domain-containing protein produces MHRTTLLPENWWDVAAEAAVGNAAGQDVVALRAEIDQLRRALAGRAVIDQACGMVMVLAPCRRGAARNLLVDISRQCNTKLPDVAVAVVAAWEGEPLSRPMQRALRHALRRLYAEDRGCDAHLADEPSGRGKS; encoded by the coding sequence ATGCATCGCACAACCTTGCTCCCGGAGAATTGGTGGGACGTGGCGGCCGAGGCCGCGGTAGGGAATGCGGCCGGTCAGGATGTCGTGGCGCTGCGCGCCGAGATCGATCAGCTGCGGCGGGCGCTGGCCGGCCGTGCGGTGATCGACCAGGCGTGCGGCATGGTGATGGTCCTGGCCCCCTGCCGCCGTGGAGCGGCCAGAAACCTGCTGGTGGACATCTCGCGACAGTGCAACACCAAGCTTCCGGACGTGGCCGTGGCCGTGGTCGCCGCCTGGGAGGGGGAGCCGCTCTCGCGGCCGATGCAGCGGGCGCTGCGGCATGCGCTGCGGCGGCTCTACGCGGAAGACCGAGGGTGCGACGCACACCTGGCTGATGAGCCGTCCGGAAGGGGAAAGTCATGA
- a CDS encoding hydrophobic protein codes for MLWILLLLLILVVFGFGFTMQALWWVAAVLLVLWIVGFAMRGRGGGRGGGRRYGRSRG; via the coding sequence ATCCTGTGGATTCTTCTCCTTCTGCTGATCCTGGTGGTGTTCGGGTTCGGCTTCACCATGCAGGCCCTTTGGTGGGTCGCCGCCGTACTGCTGGTCCTCTGGATCGTCGGCTTCGCGATGCGTGGGCGCGGCGGTGGACGTGGCGGCGGACGCCGATACGGCCGCAGTCGCGGGTAG
- a CDS encoding CsbD family protein — MSVGQTIKHKTQAFKGRVTERLGRTTRNRRMQREGRTDRISGNLKQSGDKAKDAFKH, encoded by the coding sequence ATGAGCGTTGGACAGACGATCAAGCACAAGACCCAGGCATTCAAGGGCCGGGTCACCGAACGCCTCGGCCGGACCACCCGCAACAGGCGAATGCAGCGCGAAGGCAGGACCGACCGGATCTCCGGAAACCTGAAGCAGTCCGGCGACAAGGCCAAGGACGCCTTCAAGCACTGA
- a CDS encoding ACT domain-containing protein, with protein MQFELRPLEGRFVVERAKSPADVDQDTWLALVRAPEGLTVIRRATPTDPDATERWSALYGGDTPHALDLPGVLARLLTPLAEAGVPVFVASTYDADVILVPEAQLTAAGQALGEAGVTVTSPAQESGTPPDATACGRPAPDAPPW; from the coding sequence ATGCAATTTGAACTACGCCCCCTGGAAGGCCGTTTCGTCGTCGAACGGGCCAAGTCCCCCGCGGACGTGGACCAGGACACCTGGCTGGCGCTGGTCCGCGCCCCGGAGGGCCTCACGGTGATCCGACGGGCGACGCCGACAGACCCGGACGCCACGGAGCGCTGGTCGGCCCTGTACGGCGGCGACACACCCCACGCCCTCGACCTCCCCGGCGTCCTGGCCCGCCTCCTCACCCCACTCGCCGAGGCAGGCGTCCCGGTGTTCGTGGCATCGACGTACGACGCGGACGTGATCCTGGTACCGGAGGCACAGCTGACGGCGGCGGGGCAGGCGCTGGGCGAGGCGGGCGTGACGGTGACGTCGCCCGCGCAGGAATCCGGCACTCCACCCGACGCCACGGCTTGCGGCCGGCCAGCCCCTGACGCGCCGCCGTGGTGA